In the Arachis stenosperma cultivar V10309 chromosome 8, arast.V10309.gnm1.PFL2, whole genome shotgun sequence genome, GTTTCCATCAGAATTTATAAGATTTGAGTGGGTTTCTTTATCTAGAGCTTTGGCTTTTGGATCATTTTCAACACGTTACCATAAAtctcaatttaatttattttatgttttgttcAATTTTCAGGAGAGTAAGTAGGGTTACAATTTCTTGTTGGAAAATTGAGCTGGCTTCTGATTTTCTCTGTAATTTTCCTGGTAAAATATTACATGTgttttcttatttatatttctttaatttaCCAATACAGTATCTCTTTATTAGTCTTCATTCAAGTTTGATTGATATTTATGTATGCCAGCGCTTAGCAGTTATCATGGGATCAGCTTGTTGTGTTGCTGCAAAGGATCATACACTTTCCAACAGAGGTGCAGGTGAAAGTTTACATAGAAATGTTGTATGTTCGCCTTCGTGGAGCTTTCGATGGGATAGTTGGGGCCATGTTGCTGGTGAAATTGAGGATCCTTCCTTTCACACGTCACGCAGAGTCAGCAGAAATATCAGCATGGAGCTCAAAGGGTCACTAAGTTCTGAAAGAGGCAATTTATCTGATGGGGGAAGCACCCTGGAGAATTCTGTAACACCTATTTCTCAGAAGTCCCCTGTGCATGAGCGACTGGTAGCAAATCAGATGACCCCATCTTCAAGTAAATGTCGAATCTATTATTCTTTTATAGAATCTAATGATGCATGAGAATATGGCACTGGTGGTTTTTGAGCATCTCATTATTTGAAAGAAGATTTTATTGCTGGATGAATTCTTTTGACAGTTATCAGTCTGTTCAACTGAAGGTGCTTACCTTGTGAGGGAAAAAGTTTGGTTAAGCTTTCTTGCTTATCCAGCTTTGTGCGTTTTTCATAGTACACCTTTCACTACTATTCATGAATATACATAGTAGTGTTCAAAGATTGTTCTGATCTTTTAGATTGGTTACAGCTGAAGTAACATTGGTGTGAAATGAGGATCTTTGCATCTGTCTGGAGTAGCTTGATCATCTATAGgctccttatttttcttttaaagtGCTTGGGATAAAAGCATTAAGGACCTGCCTTCCAATCGTACTTGTGATATGTTGGACGTTTTTGTTAATTGTTTATGCAAAGCATCTTTATCTTCCAGATCCATGTCCTTTTGTCACCTGTTGCATTTTCTTGTCTTCCGATCTGGCATAAGTTGCTTCCCAGCATTCTGTATTCTTGTTTCCTGATATTTATATTACTATTATACTTTTGTACACTGGTTCCCTgattcctttttttcttttggggTATGGCggttaatttttctttcttcatctATGTTCTTGCTGCAGATCTTTCCTTGTCAAGCAATTGCTCTACAGTGGTTAGTTTTGAACTACTAGATTTGCTACATAGAATTGCCAATAATCTAAATGATAAGCATATTGCTGTAACTTTGGCCTCACTGTTGATATATATATTTCTCTGTAGGTGAAAAATTTGGCAGAATCACCGGAAATTGCAGAATCTTCAATGCCAAATGTTTCATATTCAATACCTTCAGTTTTCTCAACACCTACAACCGATCCATTGCCTAATCATAATGATCACAATCTACCTAATTCAATGCCATCGAGATGGGCTCATAGATCTCCAGGACACCCCCTTTTGAGACAAATATCTGACAGCCGAATTCTGGGTCTGAAATCACCGGACAACTCTATTTCTGAGGGAAGACCGTCATTTGTACTCTCCACTTGCAGTAATGACATGGCAACTGGATCCCAATGTGGGTCATCTGATGGCTGGTCTATGCGAACCTTTTCTGAGCTGGTTGCTTCGTCTCAAAAGGAACGGTGGTCTTTTGATAGCGAGTATTTTGGTTCAGGACGTCTTAAGATAAGTGGAGCTAGTAGTAGGTTCTCGTATTCACCCTCAATGGATTTACAATCTTGTGGGGCTTGCTCGAGGCTCTTGACCGAGAGATCTGCATGGGGTAACCAGAAATTTTTTACCAGCAGTGATGTCTCGGTTGTTGCCGTTCTTGTCTGTGGTCATGTATATCATGCAGACTGCTTGGAAACTATGACACCGGAGACAGATAGTTATGATCCAGCCTGTCCAATTTGTATGGTCGGAGAGAAGCACTTGTCGAAGTTATCACGAAAATCAGAGATGAAGGCCAAGAACCACAAGATATCCCGAAACCGGGTTGTTGACAGCTATCTTGATGGTGGGTTAGATGTATTTGATCGCCAAAAAGGGGTTGAATGGGGTGGGAAAGCTTCAAAGATGGAAGCCAGCTCCAGTACAAGGAGTAACTCAGTTGGAAAACCATTCTTAAGGCGGCATTTTTCACTCGGATCCAAGTGGAGCCGATCCCTGTCGGAGAATGATTCTGCGAGGAAGAAGGGTTTCTGGGCACGGCATCGTAAAGATTGAGTTCCCACGGGCATGTAGTTGTTAGAGGCACACCAGCTCTCTTGATTATACTAGCAAGTTAGAATTCAATATTTTGTACTTTAGTTTAGCCTTGCcaataattttgtatttatttctCGTCACAAAAAATTCCAACCAGCTTGACGTTGTTCATATTTAATTGTATGGAATATAACGTCCTTTGCCCTTAAGCCTACGTACCAACACGAGGGATTGAAGACaagttttttttgtttcttttgttcCCCTTGTCCGATTAAATTTGTCTGTTCAAATGGTAGATGAACTAAATAAAAAAGCGTTGGATTACCTTTGACAGAATAACTGGTTTTTGACGAAGAAAAAGCATCCAGCATTCCAGCTTACAAGCATATGTATGATTGACGGAATTAGTCGCTAGTCGGTATGCTTAGCggaaataaattgataaccaagTGATAATTCATGATTTAAAATGCTCAATCAATATGGAAATAGAAGGCGATTAACATGGCAAACGGCCGGATACTGGTTTAAATATGTGTGCCGTACTTCTACATTCATAGCAAGAAagggaaaaaataaataaatgcgTCAGGCAAACAAATCAATTGACATCCCTGTGTCGGGTTGACAAGTTCCACTTTCAGAATTCAGATAATACAAGTCATAGCCCAAACGAACCATCATGCTTTTAGCTCTTCAAGTTGACTAACTTGCATGAGGTATTTCTTACTCAAAACATGCACTGCCTAGATATCCATGGCTTTGAAGGAAGTTTCCAATAAATTCTATTCTTTACCGAAATCAGCATTGTAGTGTGCACTCGATTCAAGTTTCTTTGCGTCATTCAGTTTCCTAACAGCCTGGGACCAAACAATCAAAATTATAATCCATGTAAGTGAGAAGGCATGGTATACCCAGAGAAAATAGCTTTTTATACAAAGTACTCACCTTCATAAAATCTTCGTGGATCACATAATCACGCTCTGCACGAATTGCGGACATTCCAGCTTCTGTGCAGACATTCCGAAGATCAGCTCCATTAAATCCCTGCACAGTTTGCAATAGAGAAATGTCAAACATGCAGCAATAATGAGTAAAACTAACCCAAGTCACCTGGACTCACCTCGGCAAGCTTCACAACAGCTTCATAGTCTATTTCACCATGCTTAGCAATTCCAGCAGCATGAATCTTGAGAATTTCCATCCTTGATTGTTCATTGGGCAAAGGAATTTCTATTTTTCTATCCAATCTCCCAGGACGCAGGAGAGCAGGGTCAAGTACATCAGGTCGATTTGTTGCCATTATCATTTTAACCTACAACACAAATGCagacaaaaatattataattatcaaACCATCAATAGAGTTCTCCCACATAATCATTTGCATAAAAAATCCATTaccatgcattcatcatctaAAAGTGTAAAAGTAGATATGTTTGCCTCACAGGCTTACCACAAATTCACCACCTACCTCAACACCAAAAGAGAAGGTAGAATGAAGTTCCTTTTAATGGAATTCATTACATAACCCATGTTTCTATAAGTTAATCATGGCTGTTTATAAAATTTAGTATGATGGGATTATCAAGTGAAGTATACCTTCCCAAGTTGATCAAACCCATCAAGTTGATTAAGCAGCTCCATCAGTGTTCTTTGAATCTCACGATCTGCACTTGTTCCCTCACTAAAACGACGACCACCAATGGCATCGATCTCATCCATAAAAATTATGCAGGGCTTAAACAAACATTATGGAGATTTAGAATTGCtccttaattatatatatatatatatatatatatatatatatatatatataagctaTAGGCAAACCAAATGCAAAAATCCTACCTGATGATCACGTGCATACCCAAACATTTCCCTAATCAACCTAGCACTTTCTCCAATGTACTTATCAATTATGGCACTTGAAACAACCTACATCAGAATGAGGGAGGAAGGTAAAATACATTCGTGTTGAGGGAAACCCTTAAAGCACACAGAATtgagaaaaagaaatagaatATGACCTTTAAGAAGTTAGCATCTATATTGCTGGCAATCGCCCTAGCCAACAATGTTTTACCAGTACCAGGAGGTCCGTAGAGGAGAACACCCTGAAAGATGACAGTGGGGTAATTGTAATCAAAAGCAAAATCTAGAAGCATGGTTTTTAAAATACACTTCCATTAAAGACAAATAAGAATTGGATGCCAATGctactaaaataaaatacacaATTTCTTCAATAGAGGTCAGGGAGTAGAAAGTTTAGTGAAAGGTAATTACCTTAGGAGGTTTAATTCCAACTCGAAGAAAGAGCTCGGGATTCATCAGAGGCAACTCAATTGATTCCCTCAATTCTCTTATCTGATCAGATAAACCACCAACGGCAGAGTAACTGACATTCCCAGGATCTTCATGCAGCATATTGTAAACTACAGGATCAACCTGGAAACACAAACAATAGAAAGAAGGGGACATCAGACATAAGAAATAGTTGATTTTCAGAAACCAACCAACCTACATATGTCAACAAGACATCAATGCATGAATCCAatcacaattttaaaaaaaaaaaaaggaaaaaagaataACAGAAAAACAGTGAGAACTTACTTCACGTGGAAGAGCACGCATTATGGTGAGTGTTGTCATATCAAGAACCACTCTTGTACCAGAAGTCAATTTTTCCTTGTCCACTTTACTGCGGCAGCCAACCACATACCTTGGACCGCTGCTTGCTTTAACAATCACTAACAttacaaaaacaaataaattctATAACCATTGATTTATTCTTAAAAGTTCTATCAATCAAGTAACAATATAATATACTAGTTAGCTAGAAAGGATTATGCAACCATAATACACACTTTAAATACAGATGTATAGATGATAAGAAgaatcaaataataaattaaaaaggatAGAATCATTACAGCGTTCATTATCGAGAGGCCTGAGAACTTCGCCAATGATCTGCCCAACACTTTGAAGAGACTTCAAATCATCTTCTGTTTTGTTGAATTCTTTCTTTGAGGCTCGTAAATTCTCCCTCACTGAAATTTGAGTTTATAATCCAAATTCAACATTCCTGTATCGGGTTAAAAAGGAAATTgctataaaaataaataccatAACTCTGTTTTAGGAGTTATGCCACTTGTTTCTTTTGACTAAGAACTCTATCacgagttttttttttcttctacaCAACTAGGGAATAGAATAGATTTCATCAGCAGAATCTTAGTGCGGTTTCAAAGTAGATCCAATCGATATAATTTCCCTAATTTCCAGAAATTGACCTAAAGtaaccaaaaccaaatttaGCACGGGCCAGTAGTCCcccaaaatttaaaataataaagaacCCTAATGAAAACAAATAATCAGGCATGGTAACAGGATTGCGCGATGTGAAGCGAAAGAAACAGTTAAAAAGGCTGACAACACGAACCCTAGCAGTGCCATTTTGCATAACGAGACAGAACCGAAGCTCGTAAGGAATGCATATGATAGTTATTAAAAGTGACAGAAAACAGAATAAGAAATAAGAGGCGAACCGGATCGGACTCTGGATTCCAATTCCTTGTGCTGAAGGAGTTTCTTCCGGTAGTCAGCGACGGCGTTACGGCGTCGCACGGCATCTTCTGCATCGGCCATGGTTTTGTTGTGTGTGTTGTGGTGCTCAACAAAGAGAGAAAGGGgcaaagttatttatttttgcaGCTACACAAAGTTTGAAAGGCTTCACCGCTTCACGGAAGAGAGAGTCACTAAGCTTCAGCTCAACTACACAAAAGCAAAGCCATCTGCtgcaaatttaaaaataatatttgtttggacgtgattatttttataaaaaaaattaataaattttttttattttataatatatttagtaaatttttaataataaaaataaaaatattaaaaaataaaaaatatatttaaaaaaaactgtaatttatatatttttttttaaaaaaaattttaaaaaaaaaattatataataaataaaaaaatatttttataaaaataattgataaataaaaaatttttttatataaaatatctaaacataaaattatttttatttttttataaaattttttaaaaatagataatttaaaaaaatatttttttttaaaaattctccAAACAAGCCCTAATCACGGAACTACTGTGGCATATTTTACCTTTTAGAACTTTGAACAACTGGATTTCCATTTACACGAGTtaaaatttgaagaaaaatacgtaaacattttatttatttatatttttggaaaataaaGATTTTGCTTATTAAGTGAAATATTAATTAAGATTTAAAAGTAACAACCTTTTACAACAATTATTagcaaaaatttaaataagcTGCATTAAGTTgccaatttttcttttattttttggattttgatGTTACAAATCTTTTTATCAGCCGAAGTTTAAAATTCATTAGtttgataaataatttatcCGTTTTTAAACGCTCTTTATTAAATAGATAATGctatattttttgttagttaAACAATAACAGTCTTTACTTAATTAGTGTTTAATATCAATTTAGGGTTTTGCTATTTTAATAATCTGTTACCAGTTTACCATTACCAGGCAGACATGTATGGATGAGCCAAGAGTGAGCTAAAACAATGTCACCCGAACAACGGAAAATTTTCTGGAATaaatgaaaataattaattatgtttacAGTCAGGTAAATCACACTTTAAATACTCAAACATGATTTTTTCCTTTTGGCAAATTGAACCTCACTAGTCACTTCTCCAAGCCTACTCTAGAGTCTAGAATCATGTGCTTCATTTTACAACTTCAACAGTAAAAGATTAGCACGTGAACATGATAGATGATAGTGTGAACTTCGTTTGGTTCAAAACAGTAAAAAGAAGGGCAAGAAATACCTCATTTTAACACATCACTAAATCACTTAGCACGAGTTTTTAACACATCACTTACTTTTCTAAAATTCACTGATCACCAAGCAGCAAGGCAAGAAGAGTGAAAAGTGAGGAAATGAATGATATGACAGAGCTATACACAAGAAATGAATCAAACAATTTCCCAAGACATATGGTACAAAGTACAGGGGAAGGTATACActtcattctcttcttcctGTGGAATCAATTTACAATTTAACAGCAAAGTGCCTAAGCTAGTTAATTTAATTCTGCCTGGCCGCCTTCTGCAAAACATCCTTAAGAACCAGTGCAATTCTCTGTGCCATATGGTGCTCCAGAAACCTCTCCTTCACTCTCTCATACCCTTTCTTCCCCATAGTCAATCTCTTCTCAACATGAGTTGCCATTTTCACAATGTTATTTGCAAGAGGGGTCACGCCTTCTTTTCCAACAGGGTGTAGGAAACCGGTTGTCCCATTCACCACAATCTCCATTGTCCCTCCCGCTGCAGTTCCCTGCAAATATTTAAATGAGAAGAAACATAATTAGACATGCCTTAATATGTCATTGTTTTTGCAGCAAGAAACAAATAACACCATATATGTGTGACAATATATTTCAAATAAAAGGTATTTTGGATTGCCCTTATCCTAGTTAATATTCAATATCATTTATTGAGAACAAATTGCGAAAATAGAATGTCTTATACTAGTTACAATAACCAGGGCTTGAATATAGTCAGGAGATCAAATACAGTTGCAACTAACAAATGATCTGACTGCCGATAACTTAAAGAGTACCTGTACCTAGTTCTCATTGGAAAAGCATTGGCTGCATATTTCAGTTTTCTATGAACAAAAATTTGTCTGGATAAAACAGACTTCCAAAATCCAAATTATAATTCTCTGGCCTCATTAAACACATACAGATAGGAAAGGCCATATTAA is a window encoding:
- the LOC130946663 gene encoding uncharacterized protein LOC130946663, whose protein sequence is MGSACCVAAKDHTLSNRGAGESLHRNVVCSPSWSFRWDSWGHVAGEIEDPSFHTSRRVSRNISMELKGSLSSERGNLSDGGSTLENSVTPISQKSPVHERLVANQMTPSSNLSLSSNCSTVVKNLAESPEIAESSMPNVSYSIPSVFSTPTTDPLPNHNDHNLPNSMPSRWAHRSPGHPLLRQISDSRILGLKSPDNSISEGRPSFVLSTCSNDMATGSQCGSSDGWSMRTFSELVASSQKERWSFDSEYFGSGRLKISGASSRFSYSPSMDLQSCGACSRLLTERSAWGNQKFFTSSDVSVVAVLVCGHVYHADCLETMTPETDSYDPACPICMVGEKHLSKLSRKSEMKAKNHKISRNRVVDSYLDGGLDVFDRQKGVEWGGKASKMEASSSTRSNSVGKPFLRRHFSLGSKWSRSLSENDSARKKGFWARHRKD
- the LOC130946664 gene encoding 26S proteasome regulatory subunit S10B homolog B, with the translated sequence MADAEDAVRRRNAVADYRKKLLQHKELESRVRSVRENLRASKKEFNKTEDDLKSLQSVGQIIGEVLRPLDNERLIVKASSGPRYVVGCRSKVDKEKLTSGTRVVLDMTTLTIMRALPREVDPVVYNMLHEDPGNVSYSAVGGLSDQIRELRESIELPLMNPELFLRVGIKPPKGVLLYGPPGTGKTLLARAIASNIDANFLKVVSSAIIDKYIGESARLIREMFGYARDHQPCIIFMDEIDAIGGRRFSEGTSADREIQRTLMELLNQLDGFDQLGKVKMIMATNRPDVLDPALLRPGRLDRKIEIPLPNEQSRMEILKIHAAGIAKHGEIDYEAVVKLAEGFNGADLRNVCTEAGMSAIRAERDYVIHEDFMKAVRKLNDAKKLESSAHYNADFGKE